The nucleotide window AACAACATCAGGGTGATAAGTGGGAGTTCCCCGGCGGTAAAGTCGAAGCTGGCGAGAATGTCCAACAAGCGTTGCAGCGCGAACTAAAAGAAGAGTGCGGTATTGATGTGACCGATATGGCACCGTTAACCGTCATAGAGCATCAGTACAAAGACAAGCGAGTTTTACTCGATGTCTGGTGGGTGCTTTCTTACGGCGGTGAAGCGCGTCAGTTAGAAGGTCAGGACTGGTGTTGGGTTGATAAAAACCAGCTGGATGCATTCCAGTTTCCGGAAGCTAATCAGCCCATTGTCGAATGCATTATGCAGTCATTAAACGCTTATTAATACAGCAACTCATATTCTAATAGCGATTACCTGAACTAATAGTCCTGCTCGTCACCGTTATAGTCGTCGTTAGCTATGACAACGGGTTCGCCCGGAATGCTTTTTTCTTCGTTTGCCCATTCACCTAAATCAATAAGCTTGCATCGCTCACTGCAAAAAGGTCTGGCAGGGGATTTTTCTGACCATTCCACCTGAGTCTGGCAGGTTGGGCAGTTAACACTAATGCTCATGGACTACACCTTGCGAGTTCAAATTCAATATCGTGCAGGGATGTTTCTTTGTTCTCCCCCGGTAAGGGCATGAATCGTACCGTAAATCGTTGCCGATGCCCACTGATGACAGGATAAATCTTCGCCGAGCGGGGGACTCTAATTCGCAGCATGGCAAGTAACTGCTCTGAACTTTCCTGCAGGAAACCATTTTGCAATTGTATTGGCGCAAAAACGGATTGCTCGCGTAATAAGGTGAGTTTTAAAGTAATAGCCAGTTCGACAAAAGCCAGTGTCTGACTCCAGCTTTCGCATTGTTGCTGCTTCTCTTCAGCAGACTGACTTAACCATAAATGTAACTGCGGTAATTCAAATAAGCCGCTCATGCCAGGTTGGCTGAACCGTTGGCGTATACTTGCCAGCAGCGCATCGTCTTTGAGCTGGCGTAAGTACTTTGGAATATCCTGCAGCGTGCTGAGGCAATGCTCAATTTCATTAATGGTTCTTCGCAATGCGTCGCGGTCAACGTCGGGGTGTTCTTCCCATTTCTGTAAACGCTGTTTGTCGAGCTCTAAATCTTTCGTCAGTTCGGTACGAATGTCACAGCGCTCAAGTAGTTCGGTGACAGCAAACAGGGCATTAAAAAAGGGCTCAGCCTGTTCATCAAAACAGGTTCGGCTTGCTTTTAACTGTTCGAAGCCATGTTCTAAACGCAAATAAGTTCGCATACGCTCCTGAAGCGGATATTCATAGAGAATGTTGTCGTTATCAGTAGATGTCATGCGATTGCCGATTGTTGAACTCTGTTGCTATGATAGCGGATTACTTTTCCTGTGCAATGGTTGCCGCAAGATAGCGCTGATGCAGTTGGTTAACTTGCTGACGTAAGTCATCGATACTGCCCTCGTTATTCAGAATATCGTCCGCCTTACGACGTCGTGTTTCACGGCTCAGTTGAGCTTTCATTATTGCCTCAATTTCCTCTTTTGGACTCTCGTCGCGCTGAACGGTTCTTTGCAGTTGCAATTCTTCCGGAATATCTACCACTAATACCCGCTGGCAGTACTTATCTAAATTATTTTCCAGTAGTAGCGGCGCTGATAAAATTACATAGGGCGAGCTAGCCTGCTCCAGTTGAACCAGAATTTCCTCTCGTATGGCTGGGTGCAATAAGCTGTTCAACCAGTCTTTTTCTGCGGGGGCAGAGAATATTTTTTGGCGTAGAGCTTTGCGGTCAAGCTCCCCTTTATCCGTTAGCAGATCGCGACCAAAGTGCTCTGCAATAGCTTGCAGGCATGGACTGCCCGGCATCACCACCTGACGGGAGACAATATCGGCATCGACCACGGTTACACCCAGCCTTTCAAACTCAGCTGTGGCTGCCGACTTTCCGCTACCAATTCCTCCGGTTACACCCACTACGTAGGTCATTTTTAAACGCCTCCTAACCAATGCCAGTAACTGAACAACAGCTCCATACCATAAAAGTAACTCAGCAGGCCTCCGCCGATTAGAAAAGGCCCAAAGGGGATAGGTTGTGAGCGGCTGTGCCGGCGCAACATAATCAGACCTATTACGGCTCCGCAAACCGAGCTGGCAAGAATAGTGACTGGCAACAGAGTCGCGCCGGTAAATGCGGTAATAGCCGCCAGCAGCTTAAAGTCGCCATAGCCCATACCTTCTTTGCCAGTGATGAGCTTATAGGCCCAGAACACGCTCCAAAGACTAAGATAACCCGCTGCGGCACCAATAATTGCGGAGGCCGGAGTTATGTCACTTAAGTCAGAGATAGACCAGAGCAAAGCGACCCAGAGTAAAGGATAAGTGAGCTGATCGGGCAGTAACTGATGACGCCAGTCGATAACGAACAGGCAAATCAATAACGAACAGACCGTAGCATACACCAGCGCCGGTAGAGTGAACCCGAAATGCCAGCCTATCAGACCGAAAGCCGCGCAACTGATAATTTCAACCAGCCAGTAGGTAACCGGAATGGGGGTTTGGCAATGGCGGCAGCGAGCGTGCAAAACCAGATAGCTCAACAGCGGAATATTATCGTACCAGGCAATAGAGGTCTTGCACTCAGGGCAATGTGACCCCGGAAACGCGATGGAAAAGCGGTCCTGCTCGGTAACCGGCGTACCGTTCATTTCGGCACATTCATGTTGCCACTGGCGTTCCAGTTGTATTGGCAGTCGGGTGATCACTACGTTCAGGAAGCTACCGATAACGGCGCCCAGCGCCAGCGCGACCACCAGCGTTGGTAATGACTCGGCAGCAAGCAAGTATTCCATACTTCTATTCCTTAGTTATTGAAACTGCTGCCCCATAGAAAACAGCGGTAAATACATAGCGATCAAAAGAGTACCTATAATGCCGCCTAAAACGACCATCAGCAAGGGCTCTGCCAGCGCAACCAGGCGCTCACAGTTTTCCTCAAAACGTTGTCGCTTGAAATTGGCAAGTGCGGCGAAGGCGTTATCGATTTTACCATTTTGCTCGCCAACTTTAAGAAAACTGAGAGTGCGGGGTTCGTTCAGCGTACTGGAGCGGAAGCTGTCGACCCAACCATTACCGGACTCTAGCTGTTTATGAATGTGACGCAAAGCTGCCTTATGGGGTAACCAGCTCAAAGATGACTCGGTGCTGAGAATAGCTTGCCGGGTTTCAATACCAGCCCGCAAAGCTACCGCGAGCCGGTGAAACAGTTGTTGCAGTCTAATATCCTGAAGTAATTGCCCAATAACGGGTAATTGCGCTAGTGTTCGTTGAAAGAACAGGGGAGCTTTGCTTTTAACGGCAAAAAGAGTAACTGCCGCAACGAATATCGCACTGAAAATGACAACTGCCTGCTCTTTCAAAAGTGCTGATGAATTCAATAAAACAGCGGTTAGCCATGGGAGTTCGCCTTCACCAAAGAGTTCAGCAAAGGCTGGCAAAACCCAGCCCATCATCATGAAGCAAACACCAGCAGCCACTATTAATACAATGACGGGATAACGCAGTGCTTTGGTTAATTGCTTTCTCAGTTGATGCTGGCGTTTTTCCAGTTCTTGTAACTGCTGTAACGCATCGGCAAGCTGTCCGTTTTGTTCGGCCCAGGCTATGGCGTCAATGTCAGCTTTGGGAAGCCAGTTTTCGTAATAGTCCAAATTGCGACTGAACGAGAAGCCGTGCTCAATATTGCGAATACAATCTTCAATTAACCAGCGCAGGCTTCTGGACTTAGTTTCGCAAATACTGTGCCTCAGAGCTTCTGAAAGTGGCAGTCCGCTCTCCAGTAAACTGGCGGTTTGTTGCAGCAAGGTGTACCAGAGCGATAATTTAGGTTTATTCAGTTTTCTCTGGCGCTTAGATAAGCGTTTTATTTTTGTACAACGGATATGATGTTGCGATAGCAACTGTTTAGCCTGCAAAAGTGAGTCTGCATGAACCAGCCCGGACGCCTTATCAGCCTGCCACTGCCAGCAGTAATTAAGCGTTTTCATAACTGAGTCGCTCCTTTTCTGCAGGGCTGATTAAGCCGCTATCGATATAATGCTGTAGCGCTTGCGAAAAGTCGGGAAGGTTGAACTGGCTAAGATAATGACGCAAATCGTCAATGGAGGCTCGTGAGCTGGTTAATGTCTCAATTAGCCTTTCTGCTGTATCTAACCAGGGCACAATCTCAAACACTGCCTGCCGCTTTTTCTCGGTTCTGTTGTAGCTTTCGGCTACCGGCAGTAAGCGTTGGCTGACGATAAGCTTTAATGAGCTGCGAATATCCAGCGGGTTAACGCCCAGGGAGTGCAAACGCTTTAACGTATCCAGGCAGCTGTTGGTGTGCAGTGAACTCAGAACTAAATGCCCCGTTTGCGCTGCCTGAACTGCAATTTTAGCTGTCTCTGCATCGCGGATTTCACCAATAAGGATGACATCGGGGTCTTGCCGGAGGAGGGCGCGGAGAATTGATGCGAAGGTCAGCCCCTGGCGCGCATTGACCATCACCTGACTGCAGCCCGGTAGCGGGACCTCTACCGGATCTTCAACACTGCAAACGTTGCTGCGCTCAGTATCCAGCTGACTCATTGCGCTGTACAACGTGGAGGTTTTGCCACTACCGGTTGGGCCGGTCACCAGAATTAAGCCTTGCTTCTGTTCTAAACAGCGGGCAAACCAACGATACTGTTGTTCCAGCAGCCCAGTTTGCTGTAAGGGGGGAATGTTGCGTGTGGGCTGTAAGCACCGCAGCACCAGTTTTTCTCCACCGATAACCGGACAGCAGTTTAATCTGAATTCCAGTTGCATATTATCACCGGATTGCACCGACAAGCGTCCGTCCTGAGGCTGACGTTGCTCGGTTAAGTCAAGGTTGGCCTGCACTTTAATGCGCGAATAAATCTGCTGTGCGAACTCTCGCGGAATAAAATCTAAACGGCGCAGCTGTCCGGCTTCGCGGCCTCTGACAACAACACCTTGATTCAGAGGTTGCAGATGCAGGTCAGATAACCCTCTCTCTGAGCAATAGAGCAGCAGTTGATTAACGTACTCGATAGCCGAGTCCTTTGGCAGTTGAATACCGGGTCGCTTGCCTTTGCCACGAATCAGCAATACTTTTTTATCACTGTAAAAGCTGAGCAATACCTCGTCGACCGGTGCAAATCCGGGTTGTTGTAATAAAATGAGCCATGTTTTCCCCTGAGCAAACAGCAGCAAACCATGTTGCTGCAGAAAAGGGTCGTGCTCATTCTCCGACGAACTCATCTGCCCGGGCAGGTGGGTGAGTGAACAACAGGCGAAATCAGTCATTAGTAGCTTACCTGCTGTTCACAGTTTTGCACCACTGAGCGCATTTCGCTGTAATCGGAACAGGAAACGCTCCAGTCTAAATGCGTATTCGTGGCGTTGGGTGTCAGTTCAATTTGCAGTGGCTGATTGTTAATACTCACCGAGTTAAGAGTTAAGCGCACCGCGGCTGATTCGGTCAGACTGAGATCACTGAGCTCATCGGGTAGAGGTGACGGTAAGCCGGGAATGCCTTTATTTCCGGCCTGATTGCATTGGTTTAACTGCCCCTCAATTTGCCAGCATAAAGCGATACCCAACTGTAACGGCTGAGCATGGGCTAAGGCTTTACTGACTTTGGCCTGCTGGGTGTAATAGGTGTACGACGGAACGGCAATGGCCGAGAGGATGGCAATGATTGCCACCACGACCATCATCTCAATAAGACTAAAACCCTTACCTGGAAAACGAAGAACGGATAAACGACGAACGGGCAAACGGTGAAAATGTACTTCCTGCATAATTCAGCTCCCTGTTTAAGAACAGCAGAACTGTGGTTCACCCGAGCGAATTAGTAAATTCTATTTTTCTGTAAGTTATTGGCTATCTATGATCATTTTTAGCTATCTTCTGAAATTCTCATTGATAAATCAATTGCCTGGACGTTCTTTGTCAAAGCGCCGGAGGAGATAAAATCAACGCCGGTGGCAGCCAGTTCCGGCAAACGCTCATCGGTGATATTACCCGAGACTTCCAGTTGCGCGTTGTGCCCGGCATTATCATGGTTTTGCTGTACCACCTGCTGAATGTCTTCAATACTGAAGTTATCCAGCATAATGACGTCGGCTCCGGCCTTCAGGGCCTGTGCGAATTCATCCAAACTCTCAACTTCAACTTCCACCGTTTTACCCGGGTTCAGGCGTCTTGCTGTAGCTACAGCCTGAGCAATGCCACCACAGGCAAAAATGTGATTTTCTTTAATTAGGTAAGCATCAAATAAACCAATGCGGTGGTTCACACCGCCACCGCAGCGCACCGCGTATTTCTGTGCTAAACGCATACCAGGCAGGGTTTTTCGGGTGTCCAGTAGTTTCGTTTTATAACCGTCGAGCAATTTGCTGTAGTGATAAGTGGTGGTCGCGGTAGCAGATAGCGTCTGTAAAAAGTTAAGTGCCGTGCGTTCACCGGTCAGCAAAATACGGCTGGGGCCCTTTAAGCGGCACAGCTCCGTATTGGCTTTTACCTTATCGCCGTCTTTGACCAGCCATTCAATTTCCACCTGATTTCCCATTTGGCGAAACACCTGTTCAACCCAGGCACAACCACAAATGACAGCGTCTTCACGGGTAATAATGCTGGCACGGGACTGGCTTTGTTCCGGGATCAGTTGCGCAGTAATATCTAAACGGGCATCTTCGCCGAATAAATCTTCTTTCAATGCGGCGCGCACACCGTCCTGAATAGCAAGTTGCAGCTCGGGCTGGCTCATAGATGGCTTTACCTTTTAACAGACAATACGGATACTAGGGGGCAAACTTTACCGTTTTGTTGAGCCTGTGAAAAGCGACCCGATAAAAAATCATAAAATAACGACTGCGGCGCAGCATCCGTCCCCGCATTACGATGAGCGCCCACAAAGCGCTGAAGTCAGTCTGCTGGTCATTCACTGTATTAGCCTGCCGGAAGGGCAATATGGTACACCTTATATTCGCCAGTTGTTTATGGGCGACCTGGAACCCGATGCGCACCCGGACTTTGCTATCCTGAAAGGGCTGAGGGTGTCGGCCCATTGTGTGATCCGCCGGGACGGTACGCTGGAGCAATACGTGCCTTTTGATAAACGTGCCTGGCACGCCGGTATGTCCCGTTATTGCGGGCGCAGACGATGCAACGATTTCAGTATAGGTATTGAACTCGAAGGAACCGACCACAGTGCTTATACTCAAGAGCAATACGAACAATTAATTGCAGTCACTAAGGCGTTAATCGGTACTTATCCCAATCTAAACCGCCGGCGTATTGTCGGCCATCAGGATATCGCCCCGGGTCGTAAAACGGACCCGGGCAGTGAATTTGACTGGCAAACCTATTTAAATGCCTTATAAGGAGTCATGAATGGTTCTCATTGCGTTGCTGATTGCTTTAAGCGTTGAGCGTTTGTATCACAGCCCGGCCTTTTTGCACTGGTCGTTTTTTCTGGAACGCTGGCAACACTGGAGTGCGGCACGGCTGACAAACGAAAAGTGGGAAAGTGAGCCACTGCAACTGGTTCGCCTGCTGGTTCCTGCTTTGGCTGTCGGCTTTTTGGTGGTGTTGCTGGACAACCTTATGGTCACCTTTATTGTCAGTATTTTGTCTTTACTGCTGGCAATGAATTGCCAGCCCGCCCGCAAAAGCTATAAAGCGTATTTAAAAGCGGCAAACCGGGGCGATGAACAACAGGTAAATGAACATCAACAGGCATTAACTGAATTTGCCGGGCATCATCAGCCAAAACAGTTAAGTGACACGTTAATCTGGATCAATTATCGGCAATATATTGCGGTGATGTTTTATTTTGTGCTGTTTGGCAGTTTTGGCGCTCTGGTATACGCCAGTCTGCGTTATGCCGAGAAGCAATTAATAAATGAACAGAAATCGGCTAAACCCTGGCAGCAATTTATGTGGTTCGCAGACTGGGTTCCGGCTCGCTTAGCCGGGTTTGGCTTATTAATTGTGGGGCATTTTTCACGGGCGTTTCCGGTTTGGGCCAAGCACTGTCTGAACCCGCAGACCGATCCGGACAAACTTCTGTTTAATGTCGCCAGCAAAGCAGAAGACAGCCCTCAGCATCCCGACGACAGAACCGAGCACATTGCTTGTCAGTTGCGCTTAATGCGTCGCCAGCAGGTTTTCTGGGTGTGTGTTATTGCCGCCTTAACCTTAACGGGTTGGGTAAACTAGAGGTTGTACCAGCTGAGAAAAATTTGGGCTCAGTGGGTAAATGATTTAGAATAACCGCATCATTTGGTCTGACCAATTTACCGTTATGCCGGATTTACCCATAAAACAAACGAAATTATCTGACACTATTGTCGCTCATCTTGAGCAGATGATCGTGGATGGGCGACTTGGTGCCGGGCAAAAACTTCCGTCAGAACGTCAGTTGGCTCAGCAGTTCAATGTGTCACGCCCATCGTTGCGTGAGGCCATTCAAAAACTGGAAGCAAAAGGTGTTTTAGAGCGTCGGCAGGGCGGAGGCACTTATGTTATTAACAGCATGAATGAGCAACTGACCGAACCTTTATTTGAATTACTGGCCAAACACCCAGAGTCGCAATTTGATTTGCTTGAGTTCCGTCATGCATTGGAGGGCATCTCATCTTTTTATGCGGCGTTAAGAGGCACCGACGCCGATCTGGATCGGATTTCCGAGAGTATAAAAGACTTAGAGAATAGCCGGGCTAACAGTATCGACGATCAGGTCAACGCAATAGTGGAGTTTTACCACCGCATTGCCGAGGCTTCGCACAACGTTATTTTGTTGCATGTCATTCATGGCATGCAGGAATTACTGGCCGAAAATATTAGGCAGAACCTGGAAATACTGGCGGGTCGTGACGACTTGCTGGGAAAACTGAATCAACACCGTCAGCAGCTGGTTAGTGCCATTGTTGCCGGTAAACCGGAGCAAGCGCGGGATGCGTGTCATCAACATTTAGCCTATATTGAACAGACATTGTTAAACTTAGGCAAAGAACAGTCACGCATTCAACGTTCGCTACGACGTTCCTGAATTGATAAAAAGGTAAGGAATAGCTATGAGTGAAGAATTAAACAAAGATGTCGACCAGCAGGAAACTCAAGAGTGGTTAGACGCTCTTGAGGGGGTGCTTGAGGCTGAAGGCCCGGAAAGAGCGCACTATCTGTTAGAACAACTGGTCGACAAAGCTCGTCGCAATGGCGCTTATTTACCGTATAAGCCAACCACGGCATATCTGAATACCATTCCGGCCAGTCAGGAACCCACTATGCCGGGTAACCAGACGCTGGAATCGCGCATTCGTTCAGCCATTCGCTGGAATGCCGCCATGATGGTGTTGCGTGCATCGCAAAAAGGCGAAGAGTTAGGTGGCCACCTTGCCAGTTTTGCTTCTTCGGCGATGTTATACGATGTTGGCTTTAACCATTTCTTCCGTGCGCCAAATGAAGACGATGGTGGTGACTTCCTGTTTATCCAGGGGCATGTGTCACCTGGTATCTACGGCCGGGCCTTCATTGAAGGACGTTTGACCGAAGAGCAATTGAATAACTTTCGTCAGGAAGTCGACGGTAAAGGCTTACCTTCTTATCCGCACCCGAACTTAATGCCGGACTTTTGGCAGTTCCCGACAGTCTCTATGGGCTTAGGTCCAATTCAGGCTATCTATTTAGCCCGTTTCCTTAAGTATCTTACTGACCGCGGCATTAAAGACTGCTCGAAGCAACGTGTTTACTGCTTCTTAGGTGACGGTGAAACCGATGAGCCAGAAAGCTTAGGTGCTATTGGCCTGGCCGCTCGCGAAGAGCTGGACAACCTGACCTTTGTTATTAACTGTAACTTGCAGCGCTTAGACGGCCCGGTACGTGGTAACGGTAAAATCATTCAGGAACTGGAGGGTAACTTCCATGGCGCCGGCTGGGAAGTGATTAAAGTTATCTGGGGGCGCTACTGGGATCCGCTGTTGTACCGCGACACCGAAGGTAAATTGCAGCAGTTAATGGAAGAAACCGTTGACGGTGATTACCAGAACTTTAAAGCCAAAGGTGGCAAGTTCACCCGTGAAAACTTTTTTGGTAAGTACCCTGAAACCGAAGAAATGGTCGCCAACTTGTCTGACGAAGACATCTGGCGCTTAAACCGTGGCGGGCATGACCCGGTAAAAGTCTACTCGGCGTACCATAAAGCCGCTAATACCAAAGGTCGGCCACAGGTTATTTTAGCGAAAACCGTAAAAGGTTATGGCATGGGTGCTGCGGGCGAAGGTAAAAACATTGCCCACCAGGTTAAGAAAATGGATTTAGACGCAGTTAAGCACATGCGTGACCGTTTCAATATCCCGTTTGAAGACAAAGAGCTGGAAGACCTGCCTTACTACAAGTTTGACGACGACAGCGATGAAATGAAGTATTTGAACGAGCGTCGCGAGAAGCTCGGTGGTTATATGCCAGTGCGTCGTCCGGAAAGCGATGTTGAGCTTGAGTTGCCCGCACTGAAAGCTTTTGATGCGGTTCTGAAAGGTTCAGGGGATCGTGAAATTTCCTCAACTATGGCCTTTGTTCGTGTACTGACAGCGCTGCTGAAAGACAAGAAAATTGGTAAACGTATTGTGCCAATTATTCCGGATGAAGCTCGTACCTTTGGCATGGAAGGCTTGTTCCGTCAGGTGGGTATTTATTCGCACCATGGCCAGAAATATACGCCGCAGGATAAAGACCAGGTTGCCTATTATCGTGAAGATAAAAAAGGCCAGGTGATTCAGGAAGGCATCAACGAACTCGGTGCTATGGCGTCCTGGATTGCAGCGGGTACCAGTTACTCGTTAAATAACGAGCCGATGATTCCGTTCTACATTTACTACTCAATGTTCGGCTTCCAGCGAGTCGGTGACTTAGTCTGGGCCGCAGGTGACAGTCAGACCCGCGGCTTCCTGGTCGGAGGTACTGCCGGTCGCACAACGCTTAACGGTGAAGGTCTGCAGCACCAGGACGGACACAGCATGGTTCACTTTGGCACGGTGCCAAACTGCATTAGCTATGATCCGACATACGGTTATGAAATTGCAGTTATCGTGCACGATGGCCTGAAACGCATGTTTGGCGACCAGGAGAATGTATTCTATTACCTCACTGTAATGAATGAAAACTACCATCAACCTGAAATGCCGGAAGGTGTCGAAGAAGGCATCATCAAAGGTATTTACGAACTGGATAAAGTGAAGGCCAAGAATAAGGCCAAAGGCGACGTTCAGTTGTTAGGCAGTGGCACCATTTTGCAGCAAGTACGTGAAGCCGCGACAATCTTGTCTGAAGAGTATGACGTGAACTCAACGGTTTACAGCGTAACTTCATTCAATGAGCTGGCACGTGACGGTCTGGATACTGACCGCTGGAACATGCTGAATCCTGAGAAGAAAGAAAAAGAAGCCTACATTACGCAAGTCATGAAAAAGGCAAAAGGACCGGCAGTAGCAGCAACTGACTACGTTAAGTTGTACGCTGATCAGGTTCGTGCCTGGGTACCAACCTCTTACCGGGTATTAGGTACTGACGGCTTTGGACGCTCAGACAGCCGCGCTAACTTGCGTAAGCACTTTGAAGTGAATCCGCATTATATTGTGGTTGCAGCACTTAAAGAGCTGGCAGACCAAGGTGATATCGATAAGAAAGTGGTAGCTAAAGCTATCAAAGACTACGATATCGACACTGACAAGCTGAACCCGCGTTTAGCATAAGGAGGTACTGAGATGGCCGATCAAATCGAACTCAAAGTCCCCGACGTGGGCGGCGAAGAAGTAGAAGTTATTGAAATTTTGGTCAGTGAAGGCGATACCGTTGAGCAGGAAGACGGTATCGTCACTGTCGAAAGTGACAAAGCTTCCATGGATATTCCGGCATCTTCAGGCGGTAAAATTACCGAGCTGAAAGTAAAAGTTGGCGATACCATCAGTGAAGGCGACGTGCTGGCTATGATCGAAGCTTCCGGTGACTCGGAAGAGTCGGATGACTCTGACAATGAAGACTCTGAAGAAGCCAGCGATAAAGCCGACGAGGAAGAAAGCGACGATAAAGAAGCCGATGACGAGGCTGAAGAATCGGAAGAGAAAGAGGAAGAGGAGAAAGACAAAGACTCTGAATCTGAGAAAAAATCTTCTGGTGGTAGCAGCAAAGTCATAGACGTGGAAGTGCCGGATATTGGTGATGAAGAAGATGTTGAAATCATCGAAATTCTGGTGTCCAAAGGCGATTCAGTGTCTGCTGAAGACGGTTTAATTACACTAGAAACCGATAAGGCCACCATGGATGTGCCTTGCCCGGAAGACGGTGAAATTGAAGAAATGCTGGTTGAAGTCGGCGACAAGGTGTCGCAGGGCTCGGTTATTGCCAAGCTGAAAGTTTCTGGTGGCGCTGATGACTCTGAAGCTGAAGAGGAAGACTCAGCGAAAGAAGAGAAATCAGAATCTGGTGAAGACTCCGGTAAAGAATCAGATAAGTCGGATAAAAAGTCTGACGACAAAGACCAGAAAAAAGACAAAGAGAAAGACAGTGGCAGCAGCGTTAAGCCAAGCAGTGAACGCCAGCCTCCGGTGCCTGATCACCCAAGCCAGCGTAGCGACCGTAAAGAAGGTGTTCTTCATGCGTCGCCTGCTGTGCGCCGTGTCGCGCGTGAGTTTGGTGTCGACTTATCGCAAGTTAAAGGTTCAGGTCCTAAAGACCGTATACTGAAAGAAGACGTACAAGATTTCGTTAAATA belongs to Idiomarina sp. PL1-037 and includes:
- the zapD gene encoding cell division protein ZapD, with product MTSTDNDNILYEYPLQERMRTYLRLEHGFEQLKASRTCFDEQAEPFFNALFAVTELLERCDIRTELTKDLELDKQRLQKWEEHPDVDRDALRRTINEIEHCLSTLQDIPKYLRQLKDDALLASIRQRFSQPGMSGLFELPQLHLWLSQSAEEKQQQCESWSQTLAFVELAITLKLTLLREQSVFAPIQLQNGFLQESSEQLLAMLRIRVPRSAKIYPVISGHRQRFTVRFMPLPGENKETSLHDIEFELARCSP
- the coaE gene encoding dephospho-CoA kinase (Dephospho-CoA kinase (CoaE) performs the final step in coenzyme A biosynthesis.); translated protein: MTYVVGVTGGIGSGKSAATAEFERLGVTVVDADIVSRQVVMPGSPCLQAIAEHFGRDLLTDKGELDRKALRQKIFSAPAEKDWLNSLLHPAIREEILVQLEQASSPYVILSAPLLLENNLDKYCQRVLVVDIPEELQLQRTVQRDESPKEEIEAIMKAQLSRETRRRKADDILNNEGSIDDLRQQVNQLHQRYLAATIAQEK
- the yacG gene encoding DNA gyrase inhibitor YacG codes for the protein MSISVNCPTCQTQVEWSEKSPARPFCSERCKLIDLGEWANEEKSIPGEPVVIANDDYNGDEQDY
- the mutT gene encoding 8-oxo-dGTP diphosphatase MutT — protein: METQKSPAVHVAVGVIENEQGEIFIAQRHPEQHQGDKWEFPGGKVEAGENVQQALQRELKEECGIDVTDMAPLTVIEHQYKDKRVLLDVWWVLSYGGEARQLEGQDWCWVDKNQLDAFQFPEANQPIVECIMQSLNAY
- a CDS encoding GspE/PulE family protein, yielding MTDFACCSLTHLPGQMSSSENEHDPFLQQHGLLLFAQGKTWLILLQQPGFAPVDEVLLSFYSDKKVLLIRGKGKRPGIQLPKDSAIEYVNQLLLYCSERGLSDLHLQPLNQGVVVRGREAGQLRRLDFIPREFAQQIYSRIKVQANLDLTEQRQPQDGRLSVQSGDNMQLEFRLNCCPVIGGEKLVLRCLQPTRNIPPLQQTGLLEQQYRWFARCLEQKQGLILVTGPTGSGKTSTLYSAMSQLDTERSNVCSVEDPVEVPLPGCSQVMVNARQGLTFASILRALLRQDPDVILIGEIRDAETAKIAVQAAQTGHLVLSSLHTNSCLDTLKRLHSLGVNPLDIRSSLKLIVSQRLLPVAESYNRTEKKRQAVFEIVPWLDTAERLIETLTSSRASIDDLRHYLSQFNLPDFSQALQHYIDSGLISPAEKERLSYENA
- a CDS encoding prepilin-type N-terminal cleavage/methylation domain-containing protein, with protein sequence MQEVHFHRLPVRRLSVLRFPGKGFSLIEMMVVVAIIAILSAIAVPSYTYYTQQAKVSKALAHAQPLQLGIALCWQIEGQLNQCNQAGNKGIPGLPSPLPDELSDLSLTESAAVRLTLNSVSINNQPLQIELTPNATNTHLDWSVSCSDYSEMRSVVQNCEQQVSY
- a CDS encoding type II secretion system F family protein; this encodes MKTLNYCWQWQADKASGLVHADSLLQAKQLLSQHHIRCTKIKRLSKRQRKLNKPKLSLWYTLLQQTASLLESGLPLSEALRHSICETKSRSLRWLIEDCIRNIEHGFSFSRNLDYYENWLPKADIDAIAWAEQNGQLADALQQLQELEKRQHQLRKQLTKALRYPVIVLIVAAGVCFMMMGWVLPAFAELFGEGELPWLTAVLLNSSALLKEQAVVIFSAIFVAAVTLFAVKSKAPLFFQRTLAQLPVIGQLLQDIRLQQLFHRLAVALRAGIETRQAILSTESSLSWLPHKAALRHIHKQLESGNGWVDSFRSSTLNEPRTLSFLKVGEQNGKIDNAFAALANFKRQRFEENCERLVALAEPLLMVVLGGIIGTLLIAMYLPLFSMGQQFQ
- a CDS encoding A24 family peptidase gives rise to the protein MEYLLAAESLPTLVVALALGAVIGSFLNVVITRLPIQLERQWQHECAEMNGTPVTEQDRFSIAFPGSHCPECKTSIAWYDNIPLLSYLVLHARCRHCQTPIPVTYWLVEIISCAAFGLIGWHFGFTLPALVYATVCSLLICLFVIDWRHQLLPDQLTYPLLWVALLWSISDLSDITPASAIIGAAAGYLSLWSVFWAYKLITGKEGMGYGDFKLLAAITAFTGATLLPVTILASSVCGAVIGLIMLRRHSRSQPIPFGPFLIGGGLLSYFYGMELLFSYWHWLGGV
- the ampD gene encoding 1,6-anhydro-N-acetylmuramyl-L-alanine amidase AmpD, with translation MKSDPIKNHKITTAAQHPSPHYDERPQSAEVSLLVIHCISLPEGQYGTPYIRQLFMGDLEPDAHPDFAILKGLRVSAHCVIRRDGTLEQYVPFDKRAWHAGMSRYCGRRRCNDFSIGIELEGTDHSAYTQEQYEQLIAVTKALIGTYPNLNRRRIVGHQDIAPGRKTDPGSEFDWQTYLNAL
- the nadC gene encoding carboxylating nicotinate-nucleotide diphosphorylase; protein product: MSQPELQLAIQDGVRAALKEDLFGEDARLDITAQLIPEQSQSRASIITREDAVICGCAWVEQVFRQMGNQVEIEWLVKDGDKVKANTELCRLKGPSRILLTGERTALNFLQTLSATATTTYHYSKLLDGYKTKLLDTRKTLPGMRLAQKYAVRCGGGVNHRIGLFDAYLIKENHIFACGGIAQAVATARRLNPGKTVEVEVESLDEFAQALKAGADVIMLDNFSIEDIQQVVQQNHDNAGHNAQLEVSGNITDERLPELAATGVDFISSGALTKNVQAIDLSMRISEDS